Proteins co-encoded in one Arachis hypogaea cultivar Tifrunner chromosome 11, arahy.Tifrunner.gnm2.J5K5, whole genome shotgun sequence genomic window:
- the LOC112723900 gene encoding putative disease resistance RPP13-like protein 1 isoform X4, protein MGGLGKTTLAKLLYNDAQVKEKFDVKAWASVSKDFDVVKLAKSLLESVTSVATTLDNFDTLRAELQKKLSDKRFLLVLDDIWNAGYVDWTNLMHILNVGQLGSKIIVTTRHERVVSVVNATQTCPLKPLVIEDCWTLISKHAFATHKCTEQSNLEETGRKIAERCGGLPLAAVALGGVLRTNLSNDYWNKVLTSNLWNLTKEDVQPALLLSYHFLPASLKQCFAYCAIFPKNSELHKEKLVQLWMAQGFVYVSQNEKSIEEVGGEYFDELVARSLLRRSADGEHFEMHDLINDLATMVSSPYCKRHDKETQLGNLNKIRHLSYEKSMSNHFDELDSLHGLKGLRTLTALPLEFGYMIFRHYLENEVLHELLVALKQLRVLSLSSYNNITVLPNSIGHIKHLRYLDLSCSGIERLPPAICKLYNLQTLLLTYCRDLTELPEEMGKLVNLRHLAIDNCINLTELPKEMGKLVNLRHLDISWCCALTELPKEMGKLVNLRRLDIDGTGLQEMPVEIAKLENLQSLSRFIVSKQQHGLKLAEMRKFPHLQGQLRISNLENVFDPSDAYQANLKEKNQIEELSLEWSDSILEDSQQVVLEHLQPSTSLKKLSLKCYGGSTFPSWLGDSSFGNIVGLRIEDCDHCSSLPPLGRLHSLKELFISGMRSVKSIGSEFYGGNSPSFQPFPSLETLSFEFMLEWEEWNMIDGITSEFPRLSHLSLSFCPKLKGTLPSNLPCLVTLEVMYCRVLESEFSGEVDNRNIMRPLNLFNFNSLQDLSLNTIPSLTSFPSNGLPKALKTLSIRDCESLEFPTHEFLQSCKALEDLSIMSSCCSLTSFPLGSLPVLKRLLLSKCKKLKSISILEEEAASQSLMFLEHLRVDECPELESISLLDLCTPNLRSFWVKKCDKINSLPEPINNLSGLQTLWICDVPNLESIAEEGLPFNLTTLIVGNEKGVYCNTDITKWGLDRLTSLSYLSIQGEYLVKKLMEIQLPLLPNSLEMLEIEGAREIQHLDGKWLQPSHLPQNS, encoded by the coding sequence ATGGGAGGGCTCGGGAAAACGACCCTGGCTAAACTCTTATACAATGATGCTCAAGTTAAAGAAAAGTTTGATGTGAAAGCATGGGCATCTGTCTCCAAAGATTTTGATGTTGTCAAGTTGGCAAAATCTCTTCTTGAATCTGTCACATCTGTAGCAACAACTTTGGATAACTTCGATACCTTGCGAGCAGAATTGCAAAAGAAGTTGTCGGATAAAAGATTTCTGCTTGTGTTGGATGATATATGGAATGCAGGATATGTTGATTGGACCAATCTGATGCACATTTTAAATGTTGGGCAATTGGGAAGCAAAATCATTGTTACAACACGACATGAAAGAGTTGTGAGTGTTGTAAATGCTACACAGACCTGCCCTCTAAAACCACTGGTGATTGAAGATTGTTGGACTTTAATTTCAAAACATGCATTTGCAACACATAAATGCACTGAGCAGTCCAACCTAGAAGAAACTGGAAGAAAAATTGCCGAAAGGTGTGGTGGCTTGCCATTAGCTGCAGTTGCATTGGGTGGTGTTCTTCGCACAAACTTATCAAATGATTACTGGAATAAAGTGTTAACTAGCAACCTTTGGAATCTGACAAAAGAGGATGTGCAACCAGCTCTTCTATTGAGCTATCATTTCCTTCCCGCTTCTTTGAAACAATGCTTTGCTTATTGTGCAATTTTCCCAAAGAACTCAGAGCTGCACAAAGAGAAGTTAGTTCAGCTATGGATGGCACAGGGATTTGTTTATGTGTCCCAAAATGAGAAAAGCATTGAAGAAGTAGGCGGTGAATACTTTGATGAACTAGTGGCAAGGTCATTGTTACGACGTTCTGCCGATGGGGAACACTTTGAAATGCATGACCTCATCAACGATTTGGCAACCATGGTTTCTTCCCCATATTGTAAGAGGCATGACAAGGAAACGCAACTTGGAAATCTAAACAAAATTCGTCATTTATCTTATGAGAAAAGTATGTCTAACCATTTTGACGAACTTGATTCCCTTCATGGATTGAAAGGCTTACGTACACTCACAGCATTACCGTTAGAATTTGGTTACATGATCTTCCGCCATTACCTAGAGAATGAGGTATTGCATGAGTTGTTGGTAGCATTGAAACAGTTGCGGGTGTTATCCCTGTCATCCTACAACAATATCACTGTTTTGCCGAATTCTATTGGCCATATAAAGCATTTGCGATACCTAGATCTATCTTGCAGTGGAATTGAAAGGTTGCCTCCTGCAATATGCAAGCTCTACAATCTACAGACCTTGTTGTTAACTTATTGTAGGGATCTTACTGAGTTGCCTGAGGAGATGGGAAAATTGGTGAATCTACGCCACCTTGCTATTGATAATTGTATAAATCTTACTGAGTTGCCCAAGGAGATGGGAAAATTGGTGAATCTACGCCACCTTGATATTAGTTGGTGTTGTGCTCTTACTGAGTTGCCTAAGGAGATGGGAAAATTGGTGAATCTACGTCGTCTTGATATTGATGGTACCGGATTGCAGGAGATGCCCGTAGAAATAGCCAAACTGGAAAATCTGCAAAGTTTGAGTCGTTTTATTGTCAGCAAACAACAACATGGACTGAAGCTTGCAGAAATGAGAAAATTTCCCCATTTACAAGGTCAACTCCGCATCTCAAATCTAGAAAATGTTTTTGATCCGTCTGATGCTTATCAAGCCAATTTGAAGGAGAAAAACCAAATTGAGGAGTTATCATTGGAATGGAGTGATTCCATCTTGGAAGACTCCCAACAAGTTGTACTTGAACATCTGCAGCCCTCAACTAGTCTGAAGAAACTGAGTCTTAAATGCTACGGTGGATCTACTTTCCCAAGCTGGTTGGGTGATTCCTCATTTGGCAACATAGTGGGTTTGAGGATTGAAGATTGTGATCATTGTTCTTCATTGCCACCTCTTGGACGACTACATAGTCTAAAAGAACTCTTCATTTCAGGTATGAGATCAGTGAAGAGTATTGGGTCTGAATTTTACGGAGGTAATTCCCCTTCTTTCCAACCGTTTCCCTCCTTGGAGACTTTGAGTTTTGAGTTTATGTTAGAGTGGGAGGAATGGAACATGATAGATGGTATAACTAGTGAGTTCCCCCGTCTATCACACTTATCTCTTTCTTTCTGTCCGAAGCTGAAAGGAACTTTACCCAGCAATCTTCCTTGTTTGGTTACACTTGAAGTAATGTATTGTCGTGTACTTGAATCAGAGTTTTCAGGAGAAGTGGATAACAGAAACATAATGAGACCATTGAATCTATTCAATTTTAACTCTCTtcaagatttatctctcaatacaATTCCTTCCCTGACGTCCTTCCCGAGCAATGGTCTACCCAAAGCGTTAAAGACACTTTCTATCAGAGATTGTGAGAGCCTTGAATTCCCAACTCATGAGTTCCTTCAGAGTTGCAAGGCACTTGAGGATTTGTCCATAATGAGTAGCTGTTGCTCGCTGACGTCATTTCCCTTAGGTTCTCTCCCTGTGCTCAAGCGTCTTCTACTTAGCAAATGTAAAAAATTgaaatcaatttcaattttggaagaagaagcagcaagcCAATCTCTCATGTTTCTTGAACATCTCAGAGTAGATGAGTGTCCTGAACTGGAGTCGATTTCCCTACTCGATTTGTGCACTCCTAACCTGCGTTCTTTTTGGGTAAAGAAATGCGACAAGATTAATTCATTACCAGAACCAATTAATAATCTCAGTGGCCTCCAAACATTATGGATTTGTGATGTTCCAAATTTGGAATCCATTGCAGAAGAGGGTTTGCCTTTCAATTTAACGACACTAATTGTCGGCAATGAAAAAGGGGTTTATTGCAATACAGATATCACCAAGTGGGGCTTGGACCGACTCACTTCTCTTTCATATTTGAGTATTCAAGGTGAGTATCTGGTTAAGAAGCTGATGGAAATACAATTGCCCTTGTTGCCCAATTCTCTTGAGATGCTGGAAATAGAAGGTGCACGTGAAATACAACATTTGGATGGGAAGTGGCTTCAGCCATCTCACCTCCCTCAAAACTCTTGA